A region from the Muribaculum gordoncarteri genome encodes:
- a CDS encoding TraG family conjugative transposon ATPase: MAKTHKKVFDGIFAQLEETDGDVVLFDAKGSPSVIFSMTNPVPRLCTDPERYMLFQDVLANIVQTLGEGYALQKQDIFCRQSYHHEIPDGAEYLTRSYFAYFDGRGYTEIKTYLIITQEAPKGQFVQYDPKRWLDFHSKVSKVDDILSEKGIRHRRLSKPEVAEYIHRFMALHFRHGAFSMTNFKASDEYLRTGNRIIRSYPLVDIDEINLPSVVRPYTETSVNGYPIATDVLSFLAEVPHADCVVFNQVVQIPGQRKLLRKLQGKAKRHGSMPDPSNKIAKADIEEVLNILAVDSSLLVNTNFNIIVSCAPDKVTPVTSYLETKLYECGIMPSRTAYNQLELFIDSFPGNAYGFNPDYDLFLTLSDAALCLFFKEHLKGCEDTPLTTYYTDRRGLPVCIDITGKEGKLKMTDNANFFCIGPSGSGKSFHMNSVVRQLLEQDTDVVMVDTGDSYEGICGYFGGTYISYSKEKPISMNPFKVTREEYDLNFGEKKNFLKSLIFLIFKGSEAPSKIEDMLVNQTIVEYYEAYFHPFDSFTPDERDGLRQKLLVAAKMENDYDRYAEKMDDIEEQISSPEPPAQIESKALVLPSEERRLKLIRQCRAFRAVVLDRASTPAEKEKAANKIEVYKKELYEASMLVKIDKQIDHIEEQKRRLKVRSLSFNSYYEFALERIPQITSLEKIHFDIRDFAAILKQFYRGGELEMTLNSDIDANLFDERFIVFEIDKIKDDPVLFPIVVLIIMDVFLQKMRIKKGRKALIIEEAWKAIASPTMAEYIKFLYKTVRKFHGIAGVVTQELNDVIDSPIVKEAIINNSDVKILLDQSKFKDRYDDIAAILGLTPIQKQQIFTINALNNKEGRNYFKEVWICRGQNSDVFGVEEPPECYWAYTTERSEKEALKIYLAHYGTMQEAITRIEIDRKKTGIAKYLDFARKVNQHQKVMTLWENQ; the protein is encoded by the coding sequence ATGGCAAAAACGCATAAAAAAGTCTTTGACGGCATATTCGCCCAACTGGAGGAAACGGACGGCGACGTTGTGCTGTTCGACGCCAAGGGCTCCCCCTCGGTGATATTCTCAATGACTAATCCGGTGCCGCGCCTATGCACCGACCCGGAGCGTTATATGCTCTTTCAGGATGTCCTCGCAAACATAGTGCAGACCCTCGGCGAAGGGTACGCCCTTCAGAAGCAGGACATATTCTGCCGCCAGAGCTACCACCACGAGATACCCGACGGCGCGGAATACCTGACACGCAGCTATTTCGCATACTTCGATGGACGCGGGTACACCGAGATAAAGACATATCTCATAATAACGCAGGAAGCTCCCAAAGGGCAGTTCGTACAGTACGACCCCAAGCGGTGGCTCGACTTTCATTCCAAGGTGTCAAAGGTGGACGACATACTTTCCGAGAAAGGTATCCGGCACCGCAGGCTCTCCAAGCCGGAGGTCGCCGAGTACATACACCGCTTCATGGCCTTACACTTCAGGCACGGGGCTTTCTCCATGACCAATTTCAAGGCCTCCGACGAATATCTCAGGACAGGGAACCGCATAATCCGCTCGTATCCTCTGGTGGATATAGACGAGATAAACCTGCCGTCGGTGGTGAGGCCATATACCGAAACAAGCGTCAACGGCTACCCGATAGCCACCGACGTGCTGTCGTTTCTCGCTGAGGTGCCGCACGCCGACTGCGTGGTGTTCAACCAGGTGGTGCAGATACCGGGGCAGCGGAAACTGCTCCGCAAGCTCCAAGGTAAGGCGAAGCGTCACGGCTCGATGCCCGACCCCAGCAATAAAATCGCCAAGGCTGACATCGAGGAGGTGCTGAACATCCTGGCTGTGGATTCATCATTGCTTGTAAATACAAACTTCAACATCATAGTGAGCTGCGCCCCGGACAAGGTTACTCCCGTGACTTCGTACCTCGAAACCAAGCTCTACGAGTGCGGCATAATGCCGTCGCGCACGGCCTACAACCAGCTTGAGCTTTTCATCGACTCCTTTCCGGGCAACGCCTATGGCTTCAACCCCGACTACGACCTCTTCCTCACGTTATCGGACGCCGCCCTGTGCCTCTTTTTCAAGGAACACCTCAAAGGATGCGAGGACACGCCTCTCACCACCTATTACACCGACCGCCGGGGGCTACCGGTGTGCATCGACATAACCGGCAAGGAGGGCAAGTTAAAGATGACCGACAACGCCAACTTCTTCTGCATCGGGCCTTCGGGCAGCGGCAAGAGTTTCCACATGAACAGCGTCGTGCGTCAGTTGTTGGAACAGGACACGGACGTGGTGATGGTCGATACGGGCGATTCCTACGAGGGTATATGCGGCTATTTCGGAGGCACATATATAAGCTACTCAAAGGAGAAACCAATCTCGATGAACCCGTTTAAGGTGACGAGGGAGGAATACGACCTCAATTTCGGCGAGAAGAAAAACTTTCTCAAATCGCTTATATTCCTGATTTTCAAGGGTAGCGAAGCCCCGTCTAAAATTGAGGATATGCTTGTCAACCAGACCATCGTGGAATATTACGAGGCTTACTTCCACCCATTCGACTCATTCACTCCCGATGAGCGCGACGGCCTGAGGCAGAAGCTCCTTGTAGCTGCCAAAATGGAGAACGACTACGACAGGTACGCCGAAAAGATGGACGACATAGAGGAACAGATAAGCAGTCCGGAACCTCCGGCTCAGATAGAGAGCAAGGCCCTCGTGCTTCCCTCGGAGGAACGGAGGCTGAAACTGATACGCCAGTGCCGCGCCTTCCGCGCCGTGGTGCTTGACAGGGCATCTACCCCGGCAGAGAAAGAAAAGGCGGCCAACAAGATAGAGGTTTACAAGAAGGAACTCTATGAGGCATCAATGCTTGTGAAGATTGACAAACAGATCGACCATATCGAGGAACAGAAACGCAGGCTTAAAGTCAGAAGCCTGTCGTTCAACTCCTATTACGAGTTCGCCCTTGAACGCATACCGCAGATAACCTCTCTTGAAAAGATACATTTCGACATACGCGACTTCGCGGCGATACTCAAGCAGTTCTACCGTGGCGGCGAGCTGGAGATGACGCTTAACTCCGACATAGACGCAAACCTTTTCGACGAGCGTTTCATAGTCTTTGAAATCGACAAGATTAAGGATGACCCCGTTCTTTTCCCTATCGTGGTGCTCATAATAATGGACGTGTTTCTCCAGAAAATGCGTATCAAGAAAGGGCGCAAGGCTCTTATAATCGAAGAGGCGTGGAAAGCAATAGCCTCACCCACAATGGCCGAGTATATCAAGTTTCTCTACAAGACCGTCAGGAAATTTCACGGTATCGCCGGGGTTGTCACTCAAGAGCTTAACGATGTGATAGACTCCCCGATTGTCAAGGAGGCAATTATCAACAATTCTGACGTGAAGATACTGCTTGACCAGTCCAAGTTCAAGGACAGATACGACGACATAGCGGCCATTCTCGGACTGACCCCCATACAGAAGCAGCAGATATTCACCATCAACGCCCTCAACAACAAGGAGGGTCGCAACTACTTCAAGGAGGTGTGGATATGCCGGGGCCAGAACTCGGACGTGTTCGGTGTCGAGGAGCCGCCGGAATGTTACTGGGCCTATACGACAGAGCGATCCGAAAAAGAGGCCTTGAAAATCTATCTCGCCCACTACGGCACCATGCAGGAGGCAATCACCCGTATCGAGATAGACCGCAAGAAAACCGGAATCGCGAAATACCTCGATTTCGCCCGGAAAGTCAACCAACACCAAAAAGTAATGACGCTATGGGAAAATCAATGA
- a CDS encoding DUF4133 domain-containing protein: MAAYNDGYPVFKGLQKPLEFMGIRGRFLTLAAAAIGVSFVGFIVFSIALGKLAGFVAMLVMAAVGLVTIYVKQRGGLHNKKRDRGIFIYHNLFKR, translated from the coding sequence ATGGCGGCATACAACGACGGCTACCCTGTTTTCAAAGGGTTACAGAAACCACTGGAGTTCATGGGAATCCGTGGACGCTTCCTGACGCTTGCGGCAGCGGCGATAGGCGTGTCATTCGTGGGATTCATCGTGTTCTCAATCGCGCTGGGGAAGCTCGCCGGGTTTGTCGCCATGCTTGTCATGGCCGCCGTCGGGCTGGTGACAATCTATGTCAAACAGCGCGGCGGACTCCACAACAAGAAACGTGACCGCGGAATTTTCATTTATCACAACCTGTTCAAACGCTGA
- a CDS encoding DUF4134 domain-containing protein, with protein sequence MQKIKTKCLRALARFSRSGFARKGTLALAAVTVAVGNAMAASKGAAGFTKATQEVSSYQTPVSNLMKAIAAVIVLVGAFNVYFKMQNGDQDVKKTIMLTIGGCIAFIALSEALPLFFK encoded by the coding sequence ATGCAGAAGATTAAAACAAAATGCCTGAGGGCGTTGGCTCGTTTCAGCCGCTCAGGGTTCGCCCGCAAGGGCACGCTCGCGCTCGCCGCCGTGACCGTGGCCGTCGGCAACGCTATGGCCGCCAGCAAGGGTGCCGCAGGCTTCACGAAAGCCACGCAGGAGGTCAGCTCCTACCAGACCCCGGTTTCCAATCTTATGAAGGCAATCGCAGCCGTAATTGTCTTGGTAGGAGCTTTTAACGTCTATTTCAAGATGCAAAACGGCGACCAGGACGTGAAGAAAACCATCATGCTCACCATCGGCGGATGTATCGCGTTCATCGCCTTGAGTGAGGCGTTGCCCCTATTCTTCAAGTAG
- a CDS encoding MarR family transcriptional regulator: MKRKNWTEAETTYLMENYPAISDTVMAARLGVSRRTLSNKAHELGLDKGINPEWLERAEKVRGLYSSRSYTEIALETGIPLRSVARIISKLGLNRSKREENRIRSRIRRNITDREKRRVIFGLAPLTRIKVVTNKHRIKLRHALKKAGYIVQRGQNVMYYHPEMERDHRRENAGRSVGLSFEPWETIDNKLCVKL, encoded by the coding sequence ACTGGACTGAGGCTGAAACCACTTATCTCATGGAGAACTACCCGGCTATATCGGACACGGTTATGGCCGCACGGCTCGGCGTATCCCGCAGGACATTATCGAACAAGGCTCATGAGCTTGGTCTTGACAAGGGCATCAACCCGGAATGGCTGGAGCGCGCTGAAAAAGTGCGCGGGCTTTACAGCTCACGCTCATATACTGAAATCGCGTTGGAAACCGGCATCCCCCTACGTTCCGTCGCAAGGATCATTTCCAAACTGGGGCTTAACCGTTCAAAAAGAGAGGAGAACCGAATACGCTCACGTATAAGGAGAAACATTACCGACCGGGAGAAACGGCGCGTCATCTTCGGGCTCGCCCCTCTGACGAGAATAAAGGTTGTCACCAACAAGCACCGGATAAAGTTGCGGCACGCCTTGAAGAAAGCCGGATATATAGTACAGCGCGGCCAGAATGTGATGTATTATCATCCGGAAATGGAGCGCGACCATCGGCGCGAGAATGCCGGAAGAAGCGTCGGCCTCAGCTTTGAGCCGTGGGAAACAATAGATAACAAACTATGCGTAAAGCTCTGA